The window GCTCAATCAACTTCACAGCCACCAACCCAGCGCGCCATCTCTTAAACTTTTAAACAGGATCAACTAATTTTGGGTATGGTATACCATTTACATTCAAATTTTGTTATCGGTACGATATACTGAATATAAAACTATTAAATTGAATACCGATATCGTATCAAAACTTTTTGATACGATATAATACTGtaccaaaatttttaatatactaGATTTTTGATATAATTTGATACCATATGTCCAAtgtattaaaatttttgatattttttccaCCCTCCTATCCTTGCTATGGAATAGTGTTGCAagctattttattaaaaaaaaaatgcctaTATTGTGAAATGGGTCTTGTTTAATTAAGAAAAGCATACTTGTTCATGCAGTGTGTCCTTACCTTTGCACTAAAGCAAGGAATAACTCTTGGGCTGCTTAACGTCTACAACTCTCGCGATCAGCTCCTCACATATGGATTTATTCCGCCTCCTCACTCTCCTCGCCGGCCTTTCTTCCCTGAGCTTGCTCAGCCTGGTGGTGCTCAAGAAATGGCACCGGCAGCAGATGATCGCCGACAGGCTCCGGCGTGTCGGAGAGGCCCTGGAGCAGGCGGAGGAGCGGCTGGTGAGGTTCCAAGAGAGGCACGACCGAATCCTGTTCCAGATCAATTCGCATTACCTGTGTCACAGGGAGATGGAAGCGGCGCTGCTTAGGGCTGAGAGAGCCATGGAGGAGGCTCTCCAGTTCTGCGCCCAGCTCCGCCGCATGCAGATGAAGCTCCTGACGCTGTACTCTACCGCCGCCGGCTGCCTCGGTGATCAGTTCACAGTCGGTTCTTGTATCGAGGAGTAAAGGATTTGACGTCCCTTTTAATTGCTATTTGATGGATGCACTATGTGGTGGATTATTTCATTTCTAAAATGGAGAAAATAGATATCATTCAATCGAATCGACAATTGTACTCCACTTGTCAATTCATGCTCAGAATAGAAGCGTAAATGAGAAAACTTGATGCTCCGTCACCACAATTTTTTctcgattttaaaaaaataaaaatctgagTTTAAATAAAAATGAAGTTTGCACATCAACAAAACATCTCTAATAGCCGCGAGGCATTGGAGGAGCTAGCTCCTTTGGCTCGCCCCATGGCACGAATCCATGTACTCACACATCACTAAATGGACGACATTTTATATATGACTTCTGCAGCCTCCTGTTGCAACTTGAATTGTAAAACTGTGTTCGATCCATGCTTCTTGATGGAAGACGATATACGTCTGTGCAAAGTGGAAAGGCACCGTATGCCTACTGAATATATCCCTTGATTGGATCGATAAACATCTTGTCGCTTCTTGATCGGCTACCAGCTGGAGGAGCAACGCAGCTGGTTGAATGAGCCCATCTCCTAACTCATTTGAACACTCGGCTTTACGGCTTTACCTGCTCAGTTTGATCAACGCACTTAATTTGTCCGGCCAACCCAACCACTCAACTTGCCTAGGCAGACCAAACTTATATGGGCTAGCCCATTGCTTGGGCCATTCAGCTAGGTTGTATGTAATTAGATTGTCTTGCTCAATTGGCTCATTTAGTTTATCCAGTCCACTTGACCTGTTGACTCGTCTGACatatttgataggttataccagTACTCAAATGATTCACGAGTGGTCGATCGTTAAAATAGGTCACCCCACCCAGACCACTTGGCATATTTGAATAGGTTGCACTTAGACCACTGAACCTATCCAATAGGCCGAATTAATTGCTTTGGTTCAACTCAATCATCCAATTGGCTTCACCCTCTAATCCGAATCATTCGTTCTACTTACACCTCTTCAATCACTTAGTTTgtttttatatcaaattatttcatgataaaattttctaacaattataaaaaatttagttCTATAGAGCAAATGCAACATAAAAACGtattataaaatttatctttttttctTCTGCCCGATCATCAAGAGAAAGAGGAAAACAAAAATTCGTCCTCTAGTTTCAggaatattgtttatttttttcggAAATCATCCCAGCAAGCAGGAAAGCCAAAGCACATCTTCTAGTTAGTGTACCTCCGTCAGACTTCATTTGGATGGTGTGTCAGCGgttgaattattatatttttaacaaAGGGCTTATTTCCACGCGTCCTCTACTGAAAACTTATTGGTAGAATTGTTCGTTCTTATTTCATGCATCTTCCTTTACTGAAAACTACTAATTAACTAATTAAGGTATCGGTTTTTGTTTGTTTACATTCCTGCCCCACATTTATTGCTTATTTTTTCAATCTGTTAAAAGACCCTCTCTGCTCTCTTGCAAAAAATAATGAGAGATAAAGGAACAAAGTCCAGAGTTGCAGTAGCGGGAGCGCTATCGGGAGAGAAGCATCACCCGGAGCTCCGCCGCCTCAACCTGCGAGCCCACGTTGCTGGGCCTGTAATAACCTGTCACCGGATCCAGCACCCAAGAATTCAGTAACGACGAcgaagaagcagaagcagaagcagaagtgGTGTTGGAGGATTTCACCACCACCGTCGTCTTCTTCTCCGTCGCCGATGCTGCGGCGGAGTATGCCCTTCTGCATCCATGCATCGTTCATTAAGTTAGCATAATTATACTGCACTTATATATGGGGGGAGGCTGCTTATAAGCACTAGAATTAAAAGGCTGCGGCATACCTGTTAAGAAAGAGGGTGATGCCTTGGGAGAGGGTGGAGAGAGACTGAGAGAGCGAGGCATCGCTGAAGAAGCTTGGTTGTTTCTTTCTTGTATGAGTTGGGTTTGAAGAAAGGACCGAGTCGAGccgctttttcttttcttttttttttttatctcctcCCTTGCTCTTCACTTCTATCGTTGTCTAGTTTCTGCTGCTTGGTTTGGGGGAGATGAAACTTTGTATTTTGGTTGAACGAAAGGGAACGGAAACGTTGGAGAAGGTGGAACGAGTCTTCCGAGTTCCGTCCGTGGGCCGCACGCGCGTCTGTTACACGTTgcgaaaaaataaaacattcagaaatttatatttattataaaaaaacccGTAATTATTATTATATCCGGCGTCATAATTACTAGTCCAAAATTTTAAATGTCATTTCCGAAAGTTGTATGGAAGAATGCAAGTTTGCCGTCTCCATGAGGTTTTCTTATTAAGCCTACCAGATGGACTTTAAACCTGGTAAATTAGCTTCCAGTAGGTCAATTGAGCTACTTTGAAGGTCAATAACTTGGTATACTGCGCTTGTCGTGCTCAATTTGATGGATTCTTTGTCGAATCTCAAATGGCATTCGAATGGGCCTTCTGATCGTAGTTCAACTAGGCCCTGATGGGCAACTCGTTAAACCCACTGATGTTGTGTTCTTATGCAGCATATAGTTTCTACCAAGATGTTGCTACATGTATCAGATACAATGGCCTCTATCATACGACTATGTATATTTTAAATACTATGAAGAAAAGAAGTTTAGACACTGAACCAATCCTTGCATTTCGTTTAGATACTAAAAAAAGAGGCGAACCAACCAGCCAAATTTTCATTTGAATACCAGATTAATTTAAgatagaaataaaaattaaaataacaatgATAACAAAGGAGGGGCATTTTGGAGAAagcccaacccgacccaacccaagTCCTACTGCCCCCTCCTTCCCTTCCCATTCGCGCTCATCCATCTCCTACTATTAGAACAACTATTTAACCCTACAGGAAGTGGAACCCAACTCTTCCGCCTGCCCCCCGTACTCCACCTTCTCCTGTCGGCTGCGGTCCACCGGCACCACCACCTCCCTGACCAGCGAGCCGTACTGCTCCTCCCTCCACCCGCCCTCCTCGTCCATAAAAATCCGCTGCCGCCGGCACTCCTCGCTGCAGAACCCCTGGTCGCCCCTGTCCAAGTGAGAGAAACGTTTAgctttttaaagagaaaaacagGAGTTTGGTTTATTAATTACTTCCCCACCTGTACATGTAGATGTCACGCCCTTCCTGCAGCTTTCTCCGGCATAGGCCACAGCGTTCCAGAAATGAGCCACCGGAGGTGGAGAGAGAGGAGGGCTTCTTTGGGAGAGAAGTTTGGCTGATTCTATGGTTGTATTTAGGAAAGGAAGAAGACTCTTGCGATTCCACGAGGAGAACGCTTAAGCCggccatctctctctctctctctctctacctTTGTGCCCCTGCTCGCTATCGTGTTTCCGATGGCGGAGCAGCGAGAAGGTTGATTTAAAAGAGGGAGAGCGCGGTGCGGTGTGTCTCAGGAACAGCTTCTCCTTGACGGGGATTGGGGAACAGAAACATTGAATGCGGCGTCTTCCTTTTGGATTTTTGCCTGCATTAAATCAAACCCGACGCGAATAGTACGTGGTAACAAGACAAGGGAAGTAAATGTGATTCCGAAACACCAAATAGCATCCGACTTGAAACTACCAAAAGtgcaataaaattttatatatatatatatatatatatatatatttcagcaggatccctcttcttctttattgatatttaccaaaatatacCCTTATATTCATTTCAACCAAGAAATGAATATTGTTTTACTCACACATTTGCTACACCACCCTTATAATTAATAAAATGGCGGGGATTGCCTTGTCCGGAGAGTTTGAGACTGAGACTGACTGAGAAAATTTATTATGGATAATAAATTGCTGTGATCGGAGACTGTGGGCATCCGTCTTTCGTGACAGGCTTCATCAAAtctcttaaattttaatttccggATTGGAGAAGGGGAGTGAGAAGGCAAAGAGCGTAGCGTAATAAAGAGTGTTACAAAGTCGGGAAGCCTGAACCCGAACATAAACAGGAGACTACTTAGTTAGCAGATGTAGCTTTGCAGGTCTTtataatcttttatatatatttgcATGCATGACACGTGGATGGTGGACGCTAGCTTTCATTTGAATAATAATGGTTTAATAGTTTAATATGATTAAGGCGGTAAAGAAtaactgagttaagttaaattttggaataattaaatttgtttaataaGATAATTGGATCGAGTcgagtttaaaattaattaaaattttaaaataattattcaagtTTAGGTTGTtcatttttataagtttaaatttatttaaaatttatttgagtttgattcgtttaaatgttattgaatttttcattcaaatttgacttgagtttaatttatttagatgttatcgaactctcaatttaaACTCGTTTGATTGTTTAAGATTTTtacttatttgattgattatcgagtttgataatttaaacttatttatttatttatttattgataaaaaatttattaatgacATGGTTTATGAATATTGCTAATGAACATTAAGAAGTCAAATATACCTGTTTaaatttgtttgtttagtttatcGAGTTGgtcaaacttgtttatttaattgatcttatatATATTAAGcgaacataaataaattcttatcaaATCGAGCATTTAATTTATTCATGAAAATTTGATTCATTTATCGTCTTAAATATGATCGTGTTTTTTCTTTAACTCGATCCATGATTACGTTGATTTTGAAGGAGAAAACAGAGGGAAGTCGAACTGATGACAATTAGTTTCcaaaagcacagaaagaaaaaaGAAGAGTGGGAAGAGAGTGGAAAGAACTGAAATTAAGATTCACCTGTAGGCGTTGCACTATACCTTGTCGCGCGTTGTTCCACCTTTCACTTCAGTTGCCCACATCGATCGAAGGCGAGTAGGACTTTGTTCGTGCAGACTAGATGAATGCAATTTGactctaaatcaaaattagaCCCTTGCCCCTAGcatgttaattttttttctaaattaactAGAAGAATGGAAACTATGTATACACATTTCGCCTACATCACATCATGCATCCTCTCCACTCTTGGACAGAAGCTGTACGTTTAACAGGAATTTTGGAGTGTGAGTAAAGATTATTTGTGTCCACCCAAAGTAAAATGGGAGTGCCATGATTCCAAACTTCTGTGCAACACTGCGTATATTCTACTTttgttgaatttaaaaattaattgaaatagAGAATATGTTTCTATGCCAAAACTCACACTTTCTGCATGCGGATTTACATGTCATCGATGCGACTGAATCTAATATACCACGAGATTGGCCGCTTGAAATTAGGGTGGAAATGAATCGAATTTGTTCACGAGTGATGAGGGAGGTAATAAGCGGGTATCATTGATTAAAAAGGTTAATAATTTTACTGAGGTGGTAGTTAAAGTTAATAGAAAGTTGCTCCTCGATTATGTAGTACTCCCGTAATTTCATGTCGCTTTGACTTTGCATTACTCCCGGATTAGGATCATACTGGCTTCATGCACTCCCGACTCCATATCGTTCCTAGACTAAGATCATCTCCATTTCCGTGCAGTCCCGAGTCTAAGCAACTCCAGCTCCAAATCTCGATTCTAGATCACCTAGATTTACTAGAGTAGCACAGCCGACTATTGACAACCAAGGTAATAAGCTATGGCTCGCTAAAGATAAGGACAACATAGTCGTTGTTCCTTGGAGATCATGAAAAATACCACCATTTAATCCAAGAAAAGTTGACAACATAGTCATTTATTTCAGAAAACATGAACAACACCGGCATGAATCTCGGAACACGAGGAGTCTAGCTGCAACTCTATATAAGGTAGCTCGCTCCTATATGTGCAAGTAAGCGCACACGTATCCAAAACCCTAGACTTTTGTTCTTCCTTCTACCTCCTCTAACAGAGATTTACTTGAGCATCAGAATAACTGCACTCAGAAACTCTCTGACCGTCATTCTAACCctctccttttccttttcttccatTCAGGCTTCGATGGTCTCTCCACAAATCCTTAATGTTGCTAGGCAATTAACGACCAAGTCAATATCGACACCCACTCACCAGTGTCTCGTTCGTCGGCgtttttagacaggatcaaattgtcgtcgtctgtgggaacactgaGTGAAAAACTGAATTGAAATATTAAGATGAATGATATCAAAAGACCTAACCTCATCGCCATGACAACGGACGATTTCAACAAGTTGGTTGTTGTCACGGTGCATATGGTGTTGAAAGGACAGCCTCAGCAGCCAACATCGCATATGCCCAATCCCTTAACTGAGATGTTGTCCCAATCAGTTGAAGCACCTCAAGCGCCTCACAAAAAATTGACCCAACCCACAGGAATGCCTCACGCTGCGTTCCCCACTAAATTCAGTATGTCAACTGTGAGGGAATCCTCCTTGGAATCTTCGGGGAAGACCCTGCATTGAAATTCGTTGAAGGAAAAAGTTTCCGCATCTGGCAAAGTGTAGGCTCCTGGGGTCCTCTATTTTCAAAGAGCATCCTTCAAGCAAATTACCACGACATTTTTGAGTGTTGCAAATCGGGTTATATAGTGGTATGACCGACCCCAAAAACCACATATGTGAATTCGAAAATGCCTCTCTGTTGCATCAATATATAGATGACATTAAATGTCAAGTCTTCCTGATAGCTCTATCGGACTCGGCGCAAAGTTAGTTCAATCGTCTCCACGCCTCATCCATTCAAACCTTCGAGGACTTGATGGTCGTGTTCATGCAGTACTTTGCCACCAGCCCGAGGTACCAAAAAACTCCACACGACCTGTTTGCCCTCAAGTAGAATCCCAAAGAACCCTTGAAGGAATACATACAATAATTCAATCGTGTAGCTATAGATGCTCTTTTGGTTACCCAAGAGGTGCATGCCATTGTCTTCTCACAAGGTTTGACATATGGGGATTTCTTTAGATCTCTGGTaaagaagcctccaatcgacTTCGATGGGTTGCAGGCCCAAACACTCAAATTTGTTAAGGTGGACGAAGATCAATCGACAAAGAGAAAGGAAGTGCCGACTCTAGTTCCCGCCCCTACCTAGCTGGATTGCAAGGCTCCCCCTCCTCTTTTATGGAATTAGGAATTTGCCAACCAGAGGGGAGACAAGGTTGTGTAGACAATGGAGACTACTTTGACCTCTGTATCCGAGTTGGGACGAGAGTCTTTCAAGGCAGAGTGTTATTGTGTCTACCATCTATTCAACACTCACTCCACTCGATGTGGCTAGCAGTATGTGAGGAAATTATAACGAGTGGTCGATCAATGGAGAGCCAGTCAAAGTCAACCTAGTAAAAGAAGATCTCCCAAACCTTACAAGTGTCATCGCCGCCCTGACCATAATGCTTATATCAATCATCATTCAGATTGACAATCTTGCTCTCCCCCAGGGAGCCCTGAGGCTCCTCTTGATCTTGTCGAGAAGTGGCTGAGGGGAAGGACAAAGACAAAAAGGCAAAGGCAAGATTAATCTCCAAGGTACTGTAAATATGATTTTAGGAGGCTCAACGGATGGAGATTTCACTCGATCCCGAAGGGCTCATGGTAGAAGATTGGAAAGTTACGCAGTTAGCATCAGTCAAGGGAAAAATAAAGGGCCCTTCAATTAGCTTCAGACCTGAGGATTTGGAGGGAATAGAAACCCCTCTTGATGATATTTTAGTGATCCAGGCTTTCATCGCCAACTACAGGGTGAAAAGAGTTTTCGTAGATATGGGTAGCTCGATCAACATCATTTTCAAAAGAGTCTTCGACCAAATACAACTAGACAGGGAGGAACTTCATCCTAGACATACCTATCTATATGGATTTGCCGAGCATGAAGTGCAGCAGCTCGGTCAGATTGATCTCTCCCTTTCCTTAAGGTAAGAACCATTGATGAGGACTCAACGTACACCATTCATTGTTGTGAACACAGCTTCcatttataatgtcatacttggGAGGCCGATGCTAAGTGCTTTCTAGACAGCGATCTCCACTTTCTATCAAAAAATCAAGTTCCTGGTGAAAAGCCGGGTTGGGGAAGTGAAAGGTGttagtgcagtttgcactaatggtctaaccaggtttcgatgaatgacaaataaattaagttaagtATAATTGTAAcctaaccactttaccaagtgtgcaggagttaaccagataagttgacgggccgaccggatatctggATAAGTCAACGGACCAACCAAATATCTGgagggaagtccagctaggttaacgggtcgaccggatagctggtgtgaagtccagctaggtcaacgggccgattggatagctggtgcaaagtccagataggtcgacgaacCGACtgaatatctggcaggaagtccggtTAGATCTGTAGACCAGACAACTGACAAATtaataagtaaaggtaagtcactggaggagagtgactaagtgatgATGCATCCCGGttaaggggacagtaggcgtcgatccaggtCAGGTCGATTTCAGATCCCTAATCTAAGAATCTGACTAGTTCGtggtcctgggaggacaagaactaattactattgttcattattactgtgctaacatttgTTTTGCATAGATGTTTTAGTTATTAGACTAACACATGTTGTagggaaaaaggagaaaaaaccttcggatgaacaatgtccgaaggtgccttcgtactgttcatggaaggcaccttccaagggatAAAACTTGACCGCTTCGACGATAAGCTGCAGCAAACtttgggataaagtttatcccattggaggtgtcttccaaggctatggaaggcgcccctCAATGCCCTATATAAGGTAGTCTCGAGGAAGCTTCAAATAATAACACATATACGAGCGACTATGCATCTATTTGAGGTTCCGACTGTTCTGGGCTCCTCTACCACTCTACTATGAAGCTGTTATGTCTAACGACTGCTCCGAGGACTTTTGATCACTACCGATAGACTGACATCGACACACAAACAAGCTACTTCATTTCCCAAGTGTCGGTAACAtcttttgtacttaaattctgtAAATGGGAAGTGCAGTCTGTTGCACTTCTCCGatcttctttgtactcgattttaTCTTCCGAAGGTACcaaaagaggtttttagtggataacccatcgataggtctgtgggacctgggtcttagagtaggagtcgtcgaaggctccgaatcaaatACAACCACTTGTGTTTTCttgtgttgtttttttttaaatttccgctgcgtatacctTGATTTCAAAACGagaaaacaagttttcaaaaatcacatgattcaccccccccccccccccccccccctctcacgtgcatatCAATCCAACAAAAGGGGACCAGTCAGTGGCAAGAAAATATTATGTTGATGTAATCAGAACTGACTCGTGTAAGACTTGCTAGACTTAAGATATTGTAGTACAAGTTGTCCAAGAGGTACCGATATCCCGATCGATGGAGGGCAATGAAAACATGCAATTTCATCCCGACTGACTATATGGGGTTACCCGAGTAGCCATCGATCTCCACTCGGGGCTCAAACAAGAATTGATTGTGTGTCTCTCATGCAAACACGACGTCTTCGCCTGATCGACCAAAGATATTACAAGTGTTTCTCCGACTATGATGACTCATCAACATAACATGCTTTTGTAGGACCATTGATGTTAGATAACATAtgaataaatattatatataagaTAGGATGACTAACTatgaaataatttaaaacttaacatAAGTGAATTTGTTTAGGGGATAATAATAAtagtttgatatatatatatatatatatatatatatatatatatatatatatattttatgttaTTGGAATTTTATAGATTTATTAGAAAATATCTAGTTTTTTGTAACGAATTTTGGAATAATTCATGGGATGATGCTATTAAGGAAGGAACATGTTCATTTGATTTACCTATTTAAAGAGGagttgattaattaaaataaacctaAGTTATATTATTACCATAGCTTCATTTGGCGCCCAACCCTTCTCCCCTTCCCTTGCAATTTTCGCCTGACGCCACATCCTTCCTTTGCTTGACGTCGCAACTTCCTCTATTGACCCATCTCCCTGCGATTTCCTCCGCACGTCGCCCACTTCTAGTTTTTCCCATCTGAGCAATGAGGCTGGGAGTTGGTGGTTGCCAGAGATTGAGACACCGTCGACAACCTCAAAAACCCCTTAGATTGTTGCCATCGCCAACCTCCGCCGACCCCTCCCTTCTCTCTTGTGGTTCCATAGACGCTACTACCGACAACCTCAAACCACTTGACTCTGTTGCCTCCGCCGACCACGATGATCTGTTGTCAAAAAAGAAGGAATAGTAGGGATTTGAGCTTGAGAGAAAGCACTGGATTTGAAGACTACTAGAACGTTCTACATTAAAGGTGGGTAGTTCCCTCTTATTCTTTTTTAGACCCTTTGTACTTGAtgcataattttattttattgttatggTGGTATACATAGTTTACCTTGACTCTATGTTTGATTGATTCTTATATTGATACTTGTTCTGCTTGCCCTATTGTTTAATCCATTGAATATTTATACAGTCTCCTTGTTATTATGTTTGATTGTTTATACACGTACAATACCTTTAGATAGTGATATAACTAGTGGTGTGTATGCTAGTATATGGTGATGCTTGTTTCTTGTCTTTATTTGTTGTGTACATGTAGATCTTGACTGCCCATGAGACCATCCGTGGTAGCGTATTTTTCCACAGTCTATAACTAGATAGCTACGTACATGCCCTGTCTACTCATGAGACCATCCATGGCATAACATTTCTCCCGCAGATAGTGGCCACTAATAAATTATGTCTGCCCACGGGATCATCCATGGTAGAGTGCTTCTCCTACAAACAGTGATGGCTTACATTCCCTGATTGATGATTCAGCTACAATCAATAGTTGTtatatacttgttatatgtttatgctATGTAAGGATTGGATGTATGTGTCATATTTGGTTGTTCCAGTTTGTGATTCCTAGGCTGGTAATTTCCTCTTACTCTTGCTAGTAAGTAACTGAGGATTTTCCCTTTTCCCCTTTACTTTTAGTATCATGTACTATTTGTTTTATACCCAAAGAATATCTTATACTCACTATCCCTTTGTTTTCCTTTGATTTCCATATTAGCTGGTATAAAAATAAAGTCATGTCGCTCGAAGATTCCTGGCTATTGGTCCCATGTCGCCTGAGATGCCTTTTATTCCTTGTTTCGTCATTATGGCACTTTGACTTTTTAgttatttgaaatttattttgagatTTTTCTATTAGAGTTGTTCTAATTGGTCAGTTTTTGAATAAAATATGTTATTTGTTAGACATGTGTGCATGCagactttttcttatttatgtattTTAGTTAGGGGATGTTATGTTATTATTCTCTTTACTAGAGTGTCTGCGATGTGTGGCTTCGTATCATGTTACATTAGCATTGTCACTAAAGGGTATCTCTCCATTATTGGATGACCATTTATACCCCTAGAGCGTGACAATTTTATTTGTATAAGAGCCTAGGTTGCAATACCGATTTATGGGTTTTTGCAATACCGATTTATtggttcaagggacgagaagccgaagtggaagtctgctcgaggagaaggttggaaatTAGGTTCGGATTAGCTCTATTTCGGTTGATTGAAATCACtcaggcgatcggagcagcggaagagctaaagtggagctatggagctgctagaggcgccttcaataggagtTAAAAGCCGCCTTCGCGACCTTCAGGCAGAAGATGCCTTcaatggctgaaggcgccttcaaccagccatggaaggtgccttcgatagAAAATTCTGGCCATTGcggaaaaggataaagttttatcctttgcctcactggaggcgccttctagccctgtagagggcgccttcaacctacggataagtttttccatgggctataaaaagacccatggATCTAGGAAAGagataacaacttctgtattcatttcctagcaatagtctgagctattaacgtgtataagagacttctccatcttcaccgaaggagactttttaagagctttcatttgtcttggattaacaaccacctaggttataactaaGTAAATTTTGGTGCCTCGTTCtttaatttcttattattttattttattttctattgttgctaacttgagttgaaagatcgagaaggcttttaatttttctatttcaggcaactcaaccctctccaaccGGCCTACCCAGTCCTACACTTACTCAATGGTTTCCTTAGTCTTTACTTAATGGAGCTCGAGCTGTTTAGCACTAGCACGGAGACTTGAGCAGGTCTTACAGAAGATTGGCACATATTCTAGACCGAATTATCCTGACCGGGCATTTCATGCCCGGACCAGTCATGCTGTCTCGATCTCAAGTCTTGCAAAGGAGTGATCTACTCAAGTATGATAAGGCtagaggtagttagcactccatggACGGTCCAACCTCCTACCCTGAGCGTCTTGCAGGTAGTAGTCACCTGACACTAGCCTTTTAACAATTTTATATGGCCCGTCCCACTGAGGTGCTAACTTGGTTACCTCTCCTACAGGCTTTGTCCTTTTCCACACTAAGTCCCCTTCTCCGAAGAACCGGGGAATCACCCTTCTTTCGTAATTTTGACATATTCACCGTCGATATGCAGTTAACCGGGCAGCTGCTTGTT is drawn from Zingiber officinale cultivar Zhangliang chromosome 1B, Zo_v1.1, whole genome shotgun sequence and contains these coding sequences:
- the LOC122021433 gene encoding FCS-Like Zinc finger 5-like, producing the protein MAGLSVLLVESQESSSFPKYNHRISQTSLPKKPSSLSTSGGSFLERCGLCRRKLQEGRDIYMYRGDQGFCSEECRRQRIFMDEEGGWREEQYGSLVREVVVPVDRSRQEKVEYGGQAEELGSTSCRVK